The sequence CACTCCCTGCCCTCTTCACAGCGACGCCCGACGCAGCGAAGAAGTTCGTCGCATTCTTTACCGCCAACATCCGCAACCCGCACACCCGGAAAGCCTATACCTGGGCGGTCGCTGAATTTGCCGCCTGGTGCGAGCGGCATGGGCTGCTCTCCTTGCAGGCCATCGAGCCGGTGCATGTGGCCACCTATATCGAAACCTTGCAACGCCGGCTGGCCGCTCCGTCCGTGAAACAACATCTCGCCGCGATTCGCATGTTGTTTGATTGGCTCGTGGTCGGCCAGGTCCTTCCTACCAATCCGGCCAGCTCCGTCCGTGGACCGAGGTACTCGACGAAGAAAGGCAAGACGCCGGTGCTCACGGCCGACGAAGCTCGTCTCCTCCTCGATGCGATCGACAGCAAGACGGTGGAAGGATTACGGGATCGCGCGTTGATCGGCTTGATGGTCTACACCTTTGCTCGCATTGGTGCGGCAATTACGATGACCGTGGAGGATATCTATATCCAAGGCCGTCGCACCTGGGTGCGGTTGCATGAAAAAGGCGGCAAGCTCCATGCGATGCCCTGCCACCACCATCTTGAAGACTATCTGCACGCCTACCTCAAGGCGGCGCAGCTCACCGAGGGCAAGACCCCGCTCTTTCGGACGATGCGTGGCCGAACCGGGTTGCTTTCTGATCAGCCTATGACGCAGCCGGATGCCTACCGCATGATTCGCCGTCGCGCGGAAGCGGTGGGCATCCGCACAAAGATCGGCAATCACTCTTTTCGCGCCACGGGCATCACGGAGTATCTTCGCAACGGCGGGAAGCTGGAAATTGCCCAGCAGATGGCGAATCACGAGAGCGCCCGCACGACGGGGCTCTATGATCGGCGCACCGATCAGGTGTCGCTGGATGAGGTGGAGCGGATTGTGATTTAGAGGCAGACAACGACGGGAATCATGCGCGCGGAGCGTGAGCCATGATGACACCCCGCCAGGTGAACGTCCCTTCGACCACGACCCATGGAGGATGTGTGTTTGACGTATTCAATAATTCACGAGCGCCCGCCGGACCGCTTCCGGCTCACGGTCAATCACCAGAAGATAGGCGCGTGTCGCGCCGCTAGGGATGGCTCGTCCTTGCTCCCATTGCTGCACGGTCCGAAAGCNNCATACTGCTTGGCAAATTCGCTCTGACTCATCCCTACTTTCTTCCGAATGCGGGCCACATCGATCTCGTGAGGAACATGGACCACGTATCGATGCGTTTGTCCATTGACCCAGTCCAGAGCTTGCTTGGCACTCGCGATCATGCGCCGCCCTGCCGATGGTGTGTGCTTCTTCATCGCGCCCTCTTTCTTCGATAGGCTGCAGCCAGCGTTCCCAAGATAACCTTGAGCTCGTTCCGTTCGGCCTGTGAGAGGTCTATCCGCTCATTTTTCGCAAACACGTTGAGGAGAAACACCGGAATATCGGTTCCACTGAAAAACGTGATCACCCGATATCCTCCGCGTTTTCCTTTGCCTTTTCCGGCGAAGCGTACTTTTCTCGCACCACCTGTCCCTTGAATTTCATCTCCCGCGTCGGGATGACGGGCAAAATACTCGACGATGCTCATTCGCTCCTGCTCTGAAAGACCGACTCGCTTCGCATCCTTCAAATACTCTTCCGTTTCGATGACGGTCTGCATCGCCTATTCCCGACTATACGTTAATTGCGTATAGCTGTCAACAACCGTCCGTTCGCGAGCAACGTGTGCCGTGCGATGTTCATCGCAGCTTCCCCCCCATTACCCTCATTCACGTGTCGTTGAAAGAGGCCGAGCGGATGTGATTGAAAGAGCATACCTGGACGTTCCTGTGTTCGGGCTTCGCGAGGGTACGGCCCTCACGCGACGTGAAGGCGTCGGACTTTGATCTGGTCGCGTCGGACCTGCGCTAGCTCATAGTGCGCTTGTTGCACGAGCCACCCGTCCTCGGTCCCTCCAAATACCTTGGCCAGCCGCACAGCCATTTCCGGCGAAATGCCCCGTTTGCCATTCACCAGTTCGGATAGCGTGTTGCGCGTGACCCCCAGAGCCGTCGCCGCATCGGTAATGCTCAAACCAAACGGCTCAATACACTCCCCCAACACGACCAGGCCGGGATGCGGCGGATTTTTCATGCTCATAGCTCTGTCTCCCTTTAGTGATAATCGAGATACTCCACGTCGTGTGCGCCGTGGTCGAAGCGGAAAATCACCCGACAGTTGGCTCGCACGGTGACAGCGCAGATCCTTTGTATGCGCCTTTCAAAGGGTGCAGCCGGTGACTCGGCATGTTCATATGTTTGATGGTCGGCGCCGTCTAACGTGGCCAGAATGCTCTTGGTTCACTCCCCGCGGATCGTCGTCGTCAAACAGCCGTTGCAGCCCCTTATGGCGAAAACTGCGAATCACGCCGAACTGTAACGGGCCACGTGTTGCATGTCACTATAGAAACGAAACGCGCGTGGATGTTTCCCTGTTTTTCCACGACCATCGCGTGCTGCACACCTGAGACCGGCTGGTGGTCTCGTGGTTGGTGCCGTGCGGGGGCGTCCAGCTCAGGCTGGTGTGTCTACCATGTCAACACAGGATAGATGAGGCTTTGGATGTGCGCTCGATGCACGGGACCAAAGTATCGAGCATCGTAAGAACGGCTGTTGGTGTCCGACATCAACAAGAGTTCCGAGGCTGCCAGTACATGATCGGTGACACGAAACTGTGGGAGTGGTCGTCCCATCGAATCTGCTTCAAACGGTTGACTCGCTGGGATAATCGTCCCGTTAATTATCACCCCTTCATCCGTCACGCTCACCACATCGTTGTGCGCGGCGAGGACTTTTTTCATCATGTAGCCGTATCCGCCAGCGCAGAATCCCGCCCCGATGTAGCCTCGCTCCTTCGCCAAGTCAAACTCTGGTCGCTTCGGTGGACACCACAACACATAGTCACCTTTTGCAATCGGATGGTTCGACATCTTGTAGAGCCCAAGCGGAATGCTGCGCGTGGTGTTGAAACGAAGACCTGATTGATGAGCCAGGACGAGGCCCAGTGCGAGACAGAGACCCGCAATCACAATCGGGTGACGGAAGCGGCTCTCCCAGGTCGTCATAGCTCGATCTTCACGGTCTGTGGCACGTGCGGATCACAGAGCCTGTCGCTGATTGCTGGCGGTGGAATCGCCGCCCGAGCCGCGAAAATAGGATCGTGAAAAAAGAGTGGTTGGCGGCCGTAGATCGCCGGAAATCCTGCGACGTAGATCACCATGTCCCCTGCTTCCATGATCTGTCCCTGCGCGTCTTTCTTCGGCCCCGGCATCCGGAGACATTCATCGGGAGTCAGTAATGGCCGTTGCACCTCGTGGTGCGTGCGCGATTCCTGCGCCTGAATGGCGCTCATGCGCCGTCGGCTGACGGTCAGTTTTTCTTGGATGACAGTGGTCTGTCCGGTGAGACGGGACAGATGTTCGGCCGTTTCAAGGCGATTCGGCGGAAACGCATTCTGGATATGGCAGTTGGAGCTAATGGCTTCATCGGTCCCGTACCCGGTCTCACGGCTTCTGAGTTGGTTGATATCCTGACAGATGAGATAGAACTTCAGCCCGTAGCCCGCCATGAACGCGAGGGATTCTTGAAAGATCTCGAGTTTCCCCAGACTCGGAAACTCATCGAGCATGCCCAGCAAGCGATGTTGATAGGCTGCGTGAGTCGTGAGCTGTGGTTGAGTGGACCGGACACCCATTCCCTCACACAATTGACTCCACCAGGATGTGGGCGCGGTCTCACGATGAAAGGCAATCGTGTCGGTGAGTAAGCGTAGCGCCATGGCCACGAACACCCGAATCAGCGGACGCAACCGGGCTTTGTCATTCGGCTTCGTGACGAGGTACAGACTCACCGGACTGGGATGGTGCATGAGATCTCGAATCTTGAATTCTGAGGCGCTGACGTTGTGGGCGACGAGGGGATCGCGATACAGCGCGAGGTAGGATTTCGCAGACGAGAGGACCGAGCCTGCTTCCTCCTCGGGCCGATCCATCATGTCTCGAGCGGCGGCTCCCACCACCGGATGCACCTGCCCGTTCACGTGACCATAGGTCGTCATCTCTTTCCACAGCTCGGCGATGGGCCGTTGGGGATCGGCTAACATCCTATCGACAGCGGGTAAGGAGGTGATCGTGCCGTCCTGTCGGGCCTTGTACAGCGCGTGCAGCATGACGCCAACCAGCAACGCTTGGCTTGTCTTCTGCCAATGAGATTCCAGGCCACGTCCGTCTGGATCCACCAGGATCGTGGCCAGATTCTGGGCGTCGGCCACTTCGTGTTCGGTCCCGAGCCGCACTTCATCCAGCGGATTCCACCGCACACTGCCCTGTGCCGCAGCCGGTTCAAAGCGTAACACGTTATTCTTCGCGTGGTGCTGTCTCCATCCTGCCGTGAGTTCCCACAACTCCCCTTTCAGATCGGCAATGAGGGCGCTATGCGGCCAGGACAACAGCGTCGGAATAACCAAGCCGACCCCTTTGCCGGATCGAGTCGGCGCATAGGTCAACACATGCTCCGGCCCACTGTGGCGCAAGTAGTGCAGCGTGCCTTTCGCATCCAACCAACCGCCCACGTACACACCATCGGTTGAACAGTGCGGCGTGCCCTTCACCCAATCCATGACCGTGCGAGCGCGAGGCAGCAACGTGGCGGCTTCAAGATCCTCTCGGTTGGCCCATCGTGCCGAGCCATGCAGGAATGGATTCGGTCGAGGCCGTGACGCTTGGACCGTGCGAGCGATGGCGAGACACAACAACCCGCTTGCCGCCACGATCATGCCGAATCCTCCGGATTGTCGGAGCTGCAGTGGATAGTCGCTCGTCCAACGGGAGGCCCATTCAAGAATGGCCCAGGGTTTATACAGTCCACCGAAATGGTCGCCTAACACCTCCTGATAGTTGAAGGTAGCGGCGAAAAATTGTGTGGCCGACTGCAATCCAACGACGAGCGAGGCACAGGCCAAAAAGGGAATCACCAGGCCTGGTTTGGGCTGTGGGGCTCGGACTTGAGGACCCACCGCATTGTTGTAGGTGCTGCTCATCGCCGCCGTCCTCTCCCAAGCGTGATCGATCCGGTGGAAGACACCCGGAGTGAATGACCCCGCTTCAAAGAGGCGAACTGTTTGAATGTCGCGTCATCAATGGAAAGCACCAAGATCTCATCCTGACGGTGAACGAGCGCAACAGATCCGTCTTGGGTTTTCTCAACAGAACCGAACTGCACCATCCCCTGGTCTCGTGCCTCGAAGCGTCTGACGGTCGGCGTCCGAATGATCTGTAACCGTTTTCGTTCCTGTTCCGCAAGATGGCGAAGCACGGCATCACTCGGCGGGATGAGTGATGGCGCGGCCTGCGCCGGAGGTGTGGCCGGTGGAGTCTCTACTGTGGATCGTCGTCGCGAGTCCCGCGCGTAACGTTGGCGCTGGTGCTCCAGTGCCGGGTCATCGAAGCGAATGGTGAGATGAGAATGAGCGGCTACCTGTGCCACACGAGTCTTGAATGCATCGGACCCCGACACGGCGATCGTGGTCCCGTACTTTTGTACGGCGAGCCGGAGCGCCGCGTCGATTCCCTCGTTCGTGACTTCACGCGAGACCTGGAGGCGGGTGCCGTCGTCACGGACGGCCGAGAGCCCGACCCGATAAATGATGGTGCCCTGTTTGGTGATGTAATCCTCCTTCGCGCCCACGACGGCGTTCACCAGTCTGGTGCCAACCGCCGCAATGGTGTCACCACTCAGACCGCGTACGGCCTCTCGGGCGCGCAACGCACGCAGCGCCTCTGTATTACCCGCTAGCGCCTGCTGTCGGAGCCAATCAGCCCATGTCAGTCTCTGATAGCGTGCCGTGATGGCGGCACATTCCTGTCGATGTCGATCGACAATCTGATGGAGATCGGACCGAAGCGACTGCGACACCTTCGTGTAGAGCAATTTCTTCGTGATCCGTCCCCGCATGGTGAGTTTGATGGTGTCTCGTTTCATCTGTCCGGCTCGCTTGGCCGCATCGATGTGCTGCGTCTTCCGGCTCCGCGCCTCCTGCATCGCGACGGCCCTCCCGTGAGCGCGGGCCAGCCGGTCTTGTTGATACCGCTCATAGAGCACTGTGGTGTCCATGCGGCTGCGAACCGGCTTCGGTTCGTAGCGGCGTGTGGGCTTCGCGGTCTGCACGACACCGGGTGGTTGAAACCGACCGAGACGGCGTTCGAGGGACATCTTGGAGAGATCCCGCGCCACTGAACTGGCTCGAACAAAGGTCCCCTGCCCATCTGTGATGACGAGCCCTTGTCCGCGTGGTTGGCTGGCCAAACCATGCTGATGAAGCACCTGATGCAATTCTGACCATGATTGGGCGGACCGAAGTTCACCAAGACAGTCTCGTTGCATCCAGCCGATCAGGCTTTCGGTGCCCGCCTGCCGCTCCATATCTGACGCCCGATTCTCCCCGCCGGTTTTCCGGACCTGATGATGGTCTTGCTCGAGATGAAAGGCCTCCTCCAAACTGTCGCACAGTTCTCCGAAGACCCGATAGGCTTTGTACGGCTCATGGAGGGTGTAGCGGGTCGGATGAATTTTGTTGATGGCCAGATGTAGATGCACATTGTTGGTGTCATGGTGGAGTACACTCACCCGCTGATGTTCTCCGAATCCCAATCGGTGACAGACTCTGGCTTCGATCGTTCGCAGGGTCTCAGTCGAGGGCAGCTCACCGGGCCGGAAACTGATGATGAGATGATAGGTCTTATCCGACTGAGCTCTGGTGTTGAGCGATTGGGTATTCAACATTTCGAGTGACGCGGCGTCGTGCCGGTGACTCTGACAGTTCGTCAGCGTGATCTCCCCGACCCGTTCCTGTCTGCCTTGAGTGTTCGTCAGATAGTCCACGAGAGACACGACATTGCTCTTCCGCAGGGTTCGCATCGGCACATGCTTGATAATCATGTGCCGTCGTCCTTCGGTGAACTCGTGCTTTGGCTCGTGTCTGAACTCGTCATGGGGTCGGTCTGTGGCCGAAGAACCTTCTGCATCAGTGCCAGCATCTGATCTTGCGTCCGGTCGATCTTCTTCAAGGTCTCGCGGATGGTCCGGGCATCAATCCCCGGAGCGGGTTTCCCGTTCGAGAGCCACAATTTTAAGAGTCCGCCGAGTCGCCCAAG comes from Nitrospira sp. SG-bin1 and encodes:
- a CDS encoding integrase — protein: MKHEIQLAIPGTRTLPALFTATPDAAKKFVAFFTANIRNPHTRKAYTWAVAEFAAWCERHGLLSLQAIEPVHVATYIETLQRRLAAPSVKQHLAAIRMLFDWLVVGQVLPTNPASSVRGPRYSTKKGKTPVLTADEARLLLDAIDSKTVEGLRDRALIGLMVYTFARIGAAITMTVEDIYIQGRRTWVRLHEKGGKLHAMPCHHHLEDYLHAYLKAAQLTEGKTPLFRTMRGRTGLLSDQPMTQPDAYRMIRRRAEAVGIRTKIGNHSFRATGITEYLRNGGKLEIAQQMANHESARTTGLYDRRTDQVSLDEVERIVI
- a CDS encoding addiction module toxin RelE, with translation MQTVIETEEYLKDAKRVGLSEQERMSIVEYFARHPDAGDEIQGTGGARKVRFAGKGKGKRGGYRVITFFSGTDIPVFLLNVFAKNERIDLSQAERNELKVILGTLAAAYRRKRAR
- a CDS encoding conjugal transfer protein TraF, which translates into the protein MTTWESRFRHPIVIAGLCLALGLVLAHQSGLRFNTTRSIPLGLYKMSNHPIAKGDYVLWCPPKRPEFDLAKERGYIGAGFCAGGYGYMMKKVLAAHNDVVSVTDEGVIINGTIIPASQPFEADSMGRPLPQFRVTDHVLAASELLLMSDTNSRSYDARYFGPVHRAHIQSLIYPVLTW
- a CDS encoding conjugal transfer protein TraG (type IV secretion system VirD4 family): MSSTYNNAVGPQVRAPQPKPGLVIPFLACASLVVGLQSATQFFAATFNYQEVLGDHFGGLYKPWAILEWASRWTSDYPLQLRQSGGFGMIVAASGLLCLAIARTVQASRPRPNPFLHGSARWANREDLEAATLLPRARTVMDWVKGTPHCSTDGVYVGGWLDAKGTLHYLRHSGPEHVLTYAPTRSGKGVGLVIPTLLSWPHSALIADLKGELWELTAGWRQHHAKNNVLRFEPAAAQGSVRWNPLDEVRLGTEHEVADAQNLATILVDPDGRGLESHWQKTSQALLVGVMLHALYKARQDGTITSLPAVDRMLADPQRPIAELWKEMTTYGHVNGQVHPVVGAAARDMMDRPEEEAGSVLSSAKSYLALYRDPLVAHNVSASEFKIRDLMHHPSPVSLYLVTKPNDKARLRPLIRVFVAMALRLLTDTIAFHRETAPTSWWSQLCEGMGVRSTQPQLTTHAAYQHRLLGMLDEFPSLGKLEIFQESLAFMAGYGLKFYLICQDINQLRSRETGYGTDEAISSNCHIQNAFPPNRLETAEHLSRLTGQTTVIQEKLTVSRRRMSAIQAQESRTHHEVQRPLLTPDECLRMPGPKKDAQGQIMEAGDMVIYVAGFPAIYGRQPLFFHDPIFAARAAIPPPAISDRLCDPHVPQTVKIEL